From one Dermacentor variabilis isolate Ectoservices chromosome 3, ASM5094787v1, whole genome shotgun sequence genomic stretch:
- the LOC142575887 gene encoding uncharacterized protein LOC142575887: MARLRRRTSPAPGPPVRTACGLSSSRLALFALTLCVVASSHGVAAAFGAVRKRGEDVSLVEWSHGTNSRWKLEQALSGRAAPYVEADVSQADGMAVMAHPPVRSWDLSLREFLRIVCGSPRNVTLKLDFKASEVLESAFLDMESAPLENLRDLWLNADIVEGPGGSPDVDAQHFLQLCTSRFPQATLSLGWTTRPMTSYTWAHVEAMARLLVCGPYRVPHVTFPVRASMLAASTTQLLWLLDVIPGSTLTVWSSPRDPWSTKTLVKLRSLLPLSAVYYDLPSDQKQDFDRAKAAVASSEQHNQHVDDGPLPEWSLGVGYSCQHRALAGKRAVVLAGPGAWLLLPKKWHLVEAKVDLTRIGSLSLGWGPDTDKVQINGGCFYVTLTNGPNITVQVWASPCLPTTSSFDEADHDKKSDKLRSGKPLVTRKWPSSSSPSPQTSSQTAMAAAPPNSLLLESPGPAVVYDVRISSSATASCATSLTTLLLLCLVTALAVFLLG, from the exons ATGGCGCGGCTCCGGAGGAGGACTTCTCCAGCACCGGGTCCGCCGGTCCGGACCGCCTGCGGATTGTCGTCTTCACGTCTCGCCTTGTTCGCGCTGACGCTCTGCGTCGTGGCGTCTTCCCACGGAGTCGCGGCGGCGTTCGGGGCCGTCCGCAAGAGGGGCGAGGACGTGTCGCTCGTCGAGTGGTCGCACGGCACCAACAGCCGCTGGAAGCTGGAGCAGGCGCTGAGCGGCCGCGCGGCGCCGTACGTGGAGGCGGACGTGAGCCAGGCGGACGGCATGGCCGTGATGGCGCACCCGCCCGTGCGCTCGTGGGACCTGAGCCTGCGGGAGTTCCTGCGCATCGTGTGCGGCTCGCCGCGCAACGTGACGCTCAAGCTGGACTTCAAGGCGAGCGAGGTGCTGGAGAGCGCCTTCCTGGACATGGAGAGCGCGCCCCTGGAG AACTTGCGTGACCTCTGGCTGAATGCTGACATCGTCGAAGGACCGGGCGGCAGTCCTGACGTGGATGCCCAGCACTTCTTGCAGCTGTGCACCAGCCGTTTCCCGCAGGCCACCCTGTCGCTCGGCTGGACCACGCGTCCCATGACATCTTACACTTGGGCTCACGTCGAGGCCATGGCCCGACTCCTGGTCTGCGGTCCGTACCGCGTTCCGCACGTCACGTTTCCCGTGCGAGCCTCCATGCTGGCCgcgtcgacaacgcagcttctgTGGCTACTGGACGTCATCCCTGGCTCGACGCTCACTGTCTGGTCTTCGCCGCGCGACCCATGGAGCACGAAAACACTGGTAAAGCTACGGAGCCTTCTCCCGTTATCGGCCGTGTACTACGACCTGCCGTCCGACCAGAAGCAGGACTTTGACCGCGCTAAGGCCGCCGTCGCGTCCTCCGAGCAGCACAACCAGCACGTCGACGATGGTCCGCTACCGGAATGGTCACTGGGCGTCGGCTACTCCTGCCAACACCGGGCACTCGCTGGCAAGCGGGCAGTCGTGTTAGCCGGACCTGGAGCCTGGCTCCTGCTGCCAAAGAAGTGGCACCTCGTGGAAGCCAAGGTGGATCTGACCCGTATTGGAAGCTTATCGCTGGGCTGGGGACCGGACACGGACAAGGTACAGATCAACGGAGGCTGCTTCTATGTGACGCTGACAAACGGCCCCAACATAACGGTGCAGGTGTGGGCATCTCCTTGTCTGCCCACTACCTCTTCTTTCGATGAAGCAGACCACGACAAGAAGAGTGACAAATTACGCTCTGGAAAGCCTCTGGTGACCCGCAAGtggccgtcgtcgtcatcaccgtCGCCGCAGACGTCATCGCAGACGGCGATGGCAGCTGCGCCTCCAAATTCACTCCTGCTGGAGTCTCCGGGCCCCGCCGTGGTATACGACGTCCGCATTTCATCGTCGGCGACAGCTTCGTGCGCGACGTCATTGACCACGTTACTGCTCTTGTGCCTCGTGACTGCT
- the LOC142574570 gene encoding uncharacterized protein LOC142574570, translated as MKVYSGSACACALSAVAQAHSAGVTFSWTAHQAGHPWPSNVVRLTANTASGPGRRHRAEEFHYGRSPGFGRSSLLAGVVRLSESSKLIVIDNQRVRLFPHYELLVRNPPGYPVERWHQCQDRCNSTEGAVFGGLEGGTPTLVGRAFFDGRFSPCKVVAVGCVLPGGQVALIFEFLVESRGVVFEWVDFGGGSAKGNASDGLSGSPTSSPEVAEVTVGGALVGRSRPLHPDGRLLLGAVVSGNGSRLYACDVREPLPAPLETFQTASP; from the exons ATGAAGGTGTACAGTGGCagcgcttgcgcatgcgcgctctcGGCCGTGGCGCAGGCCCACTCGGCGGGCGTGACGTTCTCGTGGACTGCGCACCAGGCCGGCCACCCGTGGCCGTCGAACGTGGTGCGCCTGACGGCCAACACCGCGTCGGGGCCCGGTCGCCGGCATCGCGCGGAGGAGTTCCACTACGGCCGCAGCCCCGGCTTCGGCCGCAGCTCGCTGCTCGCGGGCGTCGTGCGCCTCTCCGAGTCGTCCAAGCTGATCGTCATCGACAACCAGCGGGTGCGCCTGTTCCCGCACTACGAGCTGCTG GTACGCAACCCGCCGGGTTACCCCGTGGAGCGCTGGCACCAGTGCCAGGACCGGTGCAACTCGACCGAGGGCGCAGTGTTCGGCGGACTCGAGGGTGGCACTCCCACCCTGGTAGGGAGGGCTTTCTTCGACGGCCGCTTCTCGCCCTGCAAGGTGGTCGCCGTGGGCTGCGTACTGCCCGGAGGACAG GTGGCCCTCATCTTCGAGTTCCTGGTCGAGTCCCGTGGCGTGGTGTTCGAGTGGGTAGACTTCGGCGGCGGAAGCGCGAAGGGCAACGCCAGCGACGGCCTCTCCGGGTCGCCGACGTCGTCGCCCGAAGTCGCTGAGGTGACCGTCGGAGGTGCACTGGTGGGCCGCAGCCGGCCGCTCCATCCGGACGGCAGGTTACTGCTGGGGGCCGTGGTTTCGGGCAACGGGTCACGGCTTTACGCCTGCGACGTCAGGGAACCACTGCCGGCGCCCTTGGAAACCTTCCAG ACCGCGAGCCCTTAG